The Verrucomicrobiota bacterium genomic sequence AGTAATTCGTACCAGAATGTAGGGAGTAGCTGCTTTAGCTGCGATTCGAGTAAACAGAGGCCAAGCTGGGGCTTGGCGTGCCCAGGGATCGCAGCTAAAGCTACTCCTACAATTTGATAAAACCACTGTCTCAAGATTTATTTTCATCTTATCAAAACGGCATTCCAAAAACCCCTCCTGGCAACGGTACTTTAAACAGGAGAACGAAGAGACAATATATGACAGCTATCAGGATTATAGATACGATCAGTGAAAGCTTCCATGAATTGTCCAGAAGCACCATCATGAAAGTTGCCATGACAAGTGAACTTATTGAAAATCCAAACCAAGGGATAAGAATGACATAGATCACGAATAAGCCCATAAGCTGTAAAACGGTTTTTGCCCTGGTCTCTGTTTTGGGAGCTTCCGTTGTTGATGGGGTTCCTCGGGTTTTATAGAGTTCAATGAGTCCTCCAATGAGCAGAAGCATGGATAGTCCCATTGGGAATGCCTTGGGGCCAGGATCGAAATTATCGCCCAGGCCAATGGAATGAACCGACCTCGTGAGAAATAGTATCAGAAGCGATGTACCCAACAGAACGGTACCCAGCCAAACGTCGCCGTCCTTTTTCAAGACTTGTTTATTTTGCATACCCAGCCGCTTCAATCACCGTTTTCCATTGCCTGTCTTGTTCTTCGAGGAACCTGGCGAATGCGTCTCCGCTACGAATCTCGGTAGAAAACCCGTTCTTTTTCATGAATGAGGTGAACTCAGGTGACGCTAAGATTCGTTCACAAGCTTCTCTGACCGTTTTCAAAATGAATTCCGGAGTCCCCTTGGGCATACCCAATCCTCTCCAGCCTACTGCCACCCAATCCACATCCGATTCTTTCAAAGTGGGCATATCCGGGTAGTCGGTAAGTCGTTCGGGAGACATGACTGCGAGGGTTCTCAATTGACCGGCTTCAATTTGGGAAATCGCTTCCGGTACACTGCAGCAAATTGCATCAATGTGTCCGCCCAGAAGTTCTACGATGGAGGGTGCTGCTCCTTTTGCCGGAATCCATCGAACATCGGACACAGCCATCCCTGCTGCCAGTTGAAATCCAGCTCGTGCCAGGTCCCAGGCCCCACCTGTCGAGGTTCCCGACATCGTTAACTTCCCCGGGTGAGACTTTGCGGCCTCCATGAACTCCTTAATCGATTTCCAAGGGGCATCAGCCCGGACGATGATGGCTGCGGCATCTGCGTTCATTTGTAGGATTGGTTCAAAGTTCTCCCAGGTGAGATCGGAGATCCCCATCCAGTGCATGGTGCTGAGCTCGAAGGTAATCATGGTGATGGTATGGCCGTCCGGTTTTGCCAACGCACCTGCTGAATGACCGACCGCACCGCTACCACCCGTTCGGTTGACAACAACTCCCGGTTTCCCCAACTCGTTTTGTAATTGATCGGCCATAAACCGGGATAAGCGATCGGTACCGCCTCCCGCCGCCCAGGGACAGATCACGGTGATGGTCTTCGTTGGGTAAGTGCTCGACGATGATTCCGTGTCGGTCGGTTTGCAGCCGGAGAATATGAACGAGCCTGCGAGGATAAGTCCCCATGTGTATTTAGAAAATGAAGGAAATCGATTCATATTAAAGTGATGAGAATGGAAAGATGGCAATTTGGATACGTCAACTGTAGGAGCAAACTTGTTCGCGACCCGAACGTAAGCAGGCATCCGAGTCGCGAACAAGTTTGCTCCTACAGTTTGATTCGAAAGTGCCATTTCGTTTGGGACAACCTAAAACGAGTCGTTCAAGTAGGTTCTCAACCCTGTCCGCCAATAATACTGAAGTTTCAGCATCCAACGTTCGTAACCTACTATGCCATCCGTACGGGTGGCCCAGGCGTGCCACTCCCGGGCCATGGGGATAACCAGGTCGTAGTAGTGGTCGGAGGCAATGTTGTTCAACTCCAGAGGGTCGCTATCGATATCGTAGAGTTCCCAATCGTGATGAGTCTGTCCGTCAGTGGAGGTGAAGTTTTTGGATACCAGCTTGTATTTGCCTTTGAAGATCGCGCGGTTGGCTTCGTGTTCGAAACAAATCACCCGGTCGGCCAGACGTCCGCCGCGCAGGGCCGGCATCAGGGTTGTACCTTCCATGGGAAGAATGTCATGGCCCAGCCGTTTTGCCGGATAACTGGAACCGGTGACATCCATCACAGTGGCCATGATGTCAATCACGTGGCTTCGCTGGGTCTCACGTTCACCTTTCCGCTTCAGGCCTTTTGGCCAGTGGACGACCATGGGCGTGTTGATGCCTCCTTCATGGTTGAAGTGCTTGTATAATTTGAACGGTGTATTGCTCACCCCGGCCCAATGAGCTCCTGTGTGGTGGTTGGTTCCCTTTTGTCCCATGGTATCCAGTTCAGCTCCTTTGAAAGGTCCGTCTGAGCCAAAGGGGCCTCCCTCGTAATTGGCTCCGTTGTCGGAGAGGAAAAATATCAGGGTGTTTTCAAATTGCCCGTTATCTTTAAGTTGCTGAATGACTTTTCCGATTCCCTGATCCATTTGAGTCATCATGGCGGCAAAAATAGCCATGCGTCTGGCCTGGTCGTGGCGTTGGGTGTCGCTCAGGTCGTCCCATTTTTGCAATGGAACGGGGTTGGCGAATTCATCATGCCAGGGTGGGGCATCGGAGGTGGGTGGCAATTCGTCGACATCGGTAAACAGGCCGAGTTGCCGCATCTTATTCCAGCGATCGCGTCGGATTTTGTCCCAGCCTTTTTCATAGAGGGGCAGATATTTGTCGATCAGTTCTTTGGGGGCATGCAGCGGAAAATGCGGTGCCTGGTAAGCCAGGTAGAGAAAGAAGGGATTGTCGGCCTCGTTCTTTTGATGGTGCTGCAGAAACTTGACCGCATAATCCGTGGTGGCATCGGTCGCATGAAACTCTTCTGGTCCATAATGAATGGGTTTCACATCCGGCGATTCCAGAATGTAAATCTCCGGATCCCAGAAGCTGCCACAGCAACCCTGGTAGGCGTAGGAGTGATTAAAACCGCGGGCGGGGGGGAGCTTGTCCTTTGTGTTTCCCAGATGCCATTTTCCAGACATGTAGGTACTGTATCCCTGGTCACCCAGAACTTCCGAAATGTAGACATTGTTGCCCGGTTCAACGGGTTCCAGTTCGTAACAACCTACCTGGTGGCTATAAAGTCCGGTGGAAATACTGGCACGTGTCGGACCGCAACGGGCGCAATTGTAGAAGTTGGTAAAGGTCAGTCCGTTGTTGGCCAGCTTGTCGAGGTTTGGAGTCTCGATTTCGCTGCCTTGAAATCCGGGATCCGAGAATCCCATGTCGTCCGACATGATGATGAGGATGTTCGGCTTCGACGGGCTCACCGCAGGAGGGCGATCTTCAGCGGATGTAGAGGACAGGCATGAAATGTTCAGGAGAACCGCAACACCTGCGATAAAATGTAGGAGCGACCTTGGTCGCGATTCGTTGGCGTTACGTTTCGCAACCAAGGTAGCTCCTACAGTCATAGAGTTTAAAAATCTGCTTATCATTTAATGGTCTCCTATTTACACCTGAAAAAAGCGTTTTTCTCTGTAGGAAATATTTCCGAAGTGGCAAACGGCTGCGGCCTGAACACCAGCTTCGACATTGTCGACGGGGTCGCGATTGTCCCGGATGGATTCAAACCAATCGCTCAAGTGGAAGGTTTCGGCATTGAAACCTGCTGCGTGATCGGTGCCGCGTGGTCCTTTGCTGGCAATCATGGATTCGCTTATCCGAGCCAAGGGATCGTTGCCGCCTCTTTGTGGCGTTACTTCATAGCGATTGCGATCGAAGTAGACGGTAGCGTCTGTGCCCATAATAATGGTACACGCTTTAAGGTAATTGTTGCTCCATGAACTGACGTAATCCATCTGCAGGTCAAGATCGGGGAATTCCATAATGCAATTGGTGATGTCGGGCGTTTCCATTCTGCCTTTTCGGTGGTACTTTCCTCCCGACATAATTACCTGACCGGGTAGTGGTAAATCGAGCAGCCAGTTGGTGGCGTCAAGCCAGTGTACCATGAGATCTCCCAAGGGACCATTTCCAAAATCCCAGATCCAACGCCAGTTCCGCATTCGTAGTGCGTCGAAGGGTTGATCCGGTGCGTTTCCAAGAAAGCGTTTCCAGTCTACCTGGTCCTCGGTGATACGATAGGAAGGGTCTCCCTCGTACGGTCCAGTATTGCGACACCATTGCATGTGCACGCGGGTTACCTTCCCGAGGTTTATCTCGCCGGAATCGAGTTTTTGCTTGAGCACTACCAAATGCGGCATGGTGCGCTGCTGTGCCCCAACCTGAACTTTCTTTCCTGACCTTCTCACCGCTTCGATCAATTGTTGGCCTTCCTCAAGATTATGAGTTACCGGTTTTTCGACGTAGACGTGCTTACCTGCTTCTACGGCATCAATTGTAATCGGGACATGCCAATGATCCGGTGTCGCGACTATGACAGCGTCTATATCTTTTCTATCCAGTACCTCCTCGTAATACCTTGTTTTCTGAACCTCACGGTCTCGTCCGCCAACCAACACGTGGGCCGAATTTAGAAAATCGTCATACACGTCGCAAACTGCCACGATATTTTTTCCTGGAATGTTGCTGAGACCTTTTACCAGAGCACCGCGCATCCGGCCCCCACATCCGATGAGGCCTATGTTGATCGTCTCGTTTTTAACATAACTCTGATGTATGGTGGTACATCCGCTGAGTGAATAACTGGCTGCTCCGATACCTAGAATTTTAAGCGCTTCGCGGCGGGTCATTACATCCGGGGTATTCTTTGAGTGGGTAGATATTGGGGTCATGCTGGGACCTTAGACAATCCCGTTCCTACTAATCAAGCGTAGATGACAACGAGGAAGAGGATTGCTCCTCCTCGACCGGAATTTACAATGGCATGGGGAACGTCAGCCCGGTAGTTGGCCGAGTCTCCCTTCTCCAGAATGTCGCTATCATCACCGGATTCCACGCGGACTTGTCCCTGTTCGACGGTAAGAAACTCCCGCGTGCCTTCAAAATGAGCCTGGCTTCGCAGGGATCCGCCCCGTTTAAGCTGAACTTCATAGAACTCCACGTCCTTTTCCAGATTGAGCGGGGAGAGGGTGCGGATCTTGCAATTCTTGTCCGAGCGGTAGTGAAAGGTGCGGTCATCAGCCCGGATTACCCGCAGTGACGAAGAGGCATTGGGTTCCCTGACCAGCTCGCCCAGGTCCATGCCGAAGGCGTGGGCAATTCGCAGGGTCACGGCCAGGGTGGGGTTGGCCTGCTCGCGTTCGATCTGGCTGAGCATGCTGCGGCTGACACCGCTGCTGCTGGCCAGCATCTCCAGGGACCAGTTCTTGTCGGAGCGCAATTGCTTAACCCGGGCACCCAGGTGGCTGTTGATGGATTCAGCAGGATGTGGTGCTTGGGAAGCGGACGTTTTGGGGGAGATTTTCTTTTTCATTATAATGGAAAAATTTCTTGCATAACGGAATCAAGGATCCACTATACGATACATCAATTCCTGTATAGTGGAATGCCTTTTGAGTACTTCAAGCAGAAAAAATGAAAGCTTTAGTTAAAAAAGAATCCGGTCCTGGGTTATGGTTAGAGGAAGTGGAACCTCCCAAGCACGGCTTAAACGATGTTTTGATCAAGGTCCAAAAAACCGGCATCTGCGGTACGGACCTGCATATTTATAATTGGGATGCCTGGGCAGCAAAGACGATTCCGGTTCCCATGGTAATTGGTCACGAATTTGTGGGAGAAGTGGTTGAGACAGGGGCCAATGTGACTGACTTCCATCCAGGGGAGATTGTCAGCGGCGAAGGCCATGTCGTTTGCGGACGTTGCCGCAACTGTCTGGCGGGGCGTCGTCACCTTTGTGCCGAAACGGAAGGGATCGGTGTGAACCGGCCCGGAGCATTTGCCGAGTATATCGTTTTGCCGATGACCAATGTCTGGCATCATCGCGATGGGGTAAACCCGGAAGTGGCCGCCATCTTCGATCCATTTGGTAATGCGGCGCACACGGCTTTGGTGTATCCGGTTCTGGGAGAGGATGTGCTGGTGACCGGTGCCGGTCCGATAGGTATCATGGCGGCAGTTATCGCCAAGCATGCCGGGGCACGCTATGTGGTAATTACCGACGTCAATGAATACCGCCTGGATCTGGCCCGGAAGATGGGAGTCACCATGGCGGTAAATGTTAAAAAACGTAATTTGAAGGAAGTTCAGGAGCACTTGGGGATGGTGGAGGGCTTTGATATCGGGCTTGAGATGTCCGGTAATCCCGGGGCCTTCCAGGATATGCTGGCGAATATGTGTCACGGCGGAAAAATCGCCATGCTGGGCATACCATCCAAACCTTTTGCCATCGACTGGAATACGGTCGTATTCAACATGCTAACCATTCACGGCATCTATGGTCGGGAGATGTACGAAACCTGGTATAAAATGACTGTCATGTTACAGAGTGGCCTGGATATCGAAGAGATTATCACTCACCGCTTTCATTACACCGAGTTTGAAAAAGGTTTTGAGGTCATGAACTCGGGGAGATCGGGGAAGGTGATATTAAATTGGGAATAGTTTTTCGTAGTTAAATAATTTTAAGAATATTCGGTCATGACTCCATCCTTTCAGAAATATATTGAACAACAATTGTCCGGTATTCGCGATGCTGGTACCTTCAAGGATGAACGTGTTATCATGACGCCTCAAGGTGCTGTGATTCGAGTGGCGGATGGAGAGCCGGTGCTCAATTTCTGTGCGAACAATTACCTGGGGCTCGCCAAACATCCAACCGTGATTGAAGCTGCCAAGCAGGCTATTGATCAATGGGGCTACGGTTTGGCCAGCGTCCGTTTTATTTGTGGCACTCAAGGTGTGCATAAACAACTGGAGGAAGCCCTTAGCCTATTTCTCGGGACAGAAGATACCATACTTTATTCGTCGTGTTTTGATGCCAATGGCGGACTCTTCGAAACCCTGCTCGGTTCGGAAGATGCGGTGATCAGTGATGAACTTAACCATGCGTCCATCATTGATGGAGTCCGTTTATGTAAAGCTGCGCGGTATCGTTATCGAAATGGTGATATGGAAGACCTGGAGTCAAAGCTCAAAGAAGCCTCCGGTGCACGGTATCGTCTGATTGCCACCGACGGTGTTTTCTCCATGGATGGTTATATTGCCCGTTTGAACGACATCTGTGACCTGGCCGAAAAATACGATGCCCTGGTGATGGTCGATGACTCGCATTCGGTCGGCTTCATGGGTAAGACCGGACGTGGGACCCACGAACATTGCGGGGTTATGGATAGGGTGGACATTTTGACCGGAACCCTGGGCAAGGCCCTGGGTGGAGCCAGCGGCGGTTATACCAGCGGGCGAAAATCCATTATCGATCTCCTTCGGCAAAGATCACGGCCCTATCTGTTTTCCAATACTCTGGCTCCCGCCATCGCCGGAGGTTCTTTAAAAGTGTTGGAGTTGTTGTCGGAATCGACTGAGCTGCGCGACAAGCTGGAAGCAAATACCGCTTACTTTCGGAGTGAAATGGCCAAGCTTGGATTCGATATATTGCCA encodes the following:
- a CDS encoding arylsulfatase, with the protein product MISRFLNSMTVGATLVAKRNANESRPRSLLHFIAGVAVLLNISCLSSTSAEDRPPAVSPSKPNILIIMSDDMGFSDPGFQGSEIETPNLDKLANNGLTFTNFYNCARCGPTRASISTGLYSHQVGCYELEPVEPGNNVYISEVLGDQGYSTYMSGKWHLGNTKDKLPPARGFNHSYAYQGCCGSFWDPEIYILESPDVKPIHYGPEEFHATDATTDYAVKFLQHHQKNEADNPFFLYLAYQAPHFPLHAPKELIDKYLPLYEKGWDKIRRDRWNKMRQLGLFTDVDELPPTSDAPPWHDEFANPVPLQKWDDLSDTQRHDQARRMAIFAAMMTQMDQGIGKVIQQLKDNGQFENTLIFFLSDNGANYEGGPFGSDGPFKGAELDTMGQKGTNHHTGAHWAGVSNTPFKLYKHFNHEGGINTPMVVHWPKGLKRKGERETQRSHVIDIMATVMDVTGSSYPAKRLGHDILPMEGTTLMPALRGGRLADRVICFEHEANRAIFKGKYKLVSKNFTSTDGQTHHDWELYDIDSDPLELNNIASDHYYDLVIPMAREWHAWATRTDGIVGYERWMLKLQYYWRTGLRTYLNDSF
- the kbl gene encoding glycine C-acetyltransferase, producing MTPSFQKYIEQQLSGIRDAGTFKDERVIMTPQGAVIRVADGEPVLNFCANNYLGLAKHPTVIEAAKQAIDQWGYGLASVRFICGTQGVHKQLEEALSLFLGTEDTILYSSCFDANGGLFETLLGSEDAVISDELNHASIIDGVRLCKAARYRYRNGDMEDLESKLKEASGARYRLIATDGVFSMDGYIARLNDICDLAEKYDALVMVDDSHSVGFMGKTGRGTHEHCGVMDRVDILTGTLGKALGGASGGYTSGRKSIIDLLRQRSRPYLFSNTLAPAIAGGSLKVLELLSESTELRDKLEANTAYFRSEMAKLGFDILPGTHPITPVMLGDAALATRFADAMLKKGIYVIGFSYPVVPQGKARIRTQISAAHSREDLEKALEAFKAVKEELG
- a CDS encoding tripartite tricarboxylate transporter substrate binding protein yields the protein MNRFPSFSKYTWGLILAGSFIFSGCKPTDTESSSSTYPTKTITVICPWAAGGGTDRLSRFMADQLQNELGKPGVVVNRTGGSGAVGHSAGALAKPDGHTITMITFELSTMHWMGISDLTWENFEPILQMNADAAAIIVRADAPWKSIKEFMEAAKSHPGKLTMSGTSTGGAWDLARAGFQLAAGMAVSDVRWIPAKGAAPSIVELLGGHIDAICCSVPEAISQIEAGQLRTLAVMSPERLTDYPDMPTLKESDVDWVAVGWRGLGMPKGTPEFILKTVREACERILASPEFTSFMKKNGFSTEIRSGDAFARFLEEQDRQWKTVIEAAGYAK
- a CDS encoding Gfo/Idh/MocA family oxidoreductase; the encoded protein is MTPISTHSKNTPDVMTRREALKILGIGAASYSLSGCTTIHQSYVKNETINIGLIGCGGRMRGALVKGLSNIPGKNIVAVCDVYDDFLNSAHVLVGGRDREVQKTRYYEEVLDRKDIDAVIVATPDHWHVPITIDAVEAGKHVYVEKPVTHNLEEGQQLIEAVRRSGKKVQVGAQQRTMPHLVVLKQKLDSGEINLGKVTRVHMQWCRNTGPYEGDPSYRITEDQVDWKRFLGNAPDQPFDALRMRNWRWIWDFGNGPLGDLMVHWLDATNWLLDLPLPGQVIMSGGKYHRKGRMETPDITNCIMEFPDLDLQMDYVSSWSNNYLKACTIIMGTDATVYFDRNRYEVTPQRGGNDPLARISESMIASKGPRGTDHAAGFNAETFHLSDWFESIRDNRDPVDNVEAGVQAAAVCHFGNISYREKRFFQV
- a CDS encoding tripartite tricarboxylate transporter TctB family protein, whose product is MQNKQVLKKDGDVWLGTVLLGTSLLILFLTRSVHSIGLGDNFDPGPKAFPMGLSMLLLIGGLIELYKTRGTPSTTEAPKTETRAKTVLQLMGLFVIYVILIPWFGFSISSLVMATFMMVLLDNSWKLSLIVSIILIAVIYCLFVLLFKVPLPGGVFGMPF
- a CDS encoding helix-turn-helix domain-containing protein; protein product: MKKKISPKTSASQAPHPAESINSHLGARVKQLRSDKNWSLEMLASSSGVSRSMLSQIEREQANPTLAVTLRIAHAFGMDLGELVREPNASSSLRVIRADDRTFHYRSDKNCKIRTLSPLNLEKDVEFYEVQLKRGGSLRSQAHFEGTREFLTVEQGQVRVESGDDSDILEKGDSANYRADVPHAIVNSGRGGAILFLVVIYA
- the tdh gene encoding L-threonine 3-dehydrogenase, encoding MKALVKKESGPGLWLEEVEPPKHGLNDVLIKVQKTGICGTDLHIYNWDAWAAKTIPVPMVIGHEFVGEVVETGANVTDFHPGEIVSGEGHVVCGRCRNCLAGRRHLCAETEGIGVNRPGAFAEYIVLPMTNVWHHRDGVNPEVAAIFDPFGNAAHTALVYPVLGEDVLVTGAGPIGIMAAVIAKHAGARYVVITDVNEYRLDLARKMGVTMAVNVKKRNLKEVQEHLGMVEGFDIGLEMSGNPGAFQDMLANMCHGGKIAMLGIPSKPFAIDWNTVVFNMLTIHGIYGREMYETWYKMTVMLQSGLDIEEIITHRFHYTEFEKGFEVMNSGRSGKVILNWE